A single window of Drosophila suzukii chromosome 3, CBGP_Dsuzu_IsoJpt1.0, whole genome shotgun sequence DNA harbors:
- the LOC108012572 gene encoding LIM homeobox transcription factor 1-beta produces the protein MIDEQHPMQIGMFPMDIKCQQQQQHQQQQQQLQQQHQQTGGLNQLLLSGNERMLTTPTTAATSVVATGRSTSSAKAGVAHNDKMASVGRNVNGSCNNSSSSNSNSHHSSGINKQPMGVIQMPGGGGAGPGPPHPLCNRITLGECSLNGMDSFATPVAPPLTSNTPQAPQGMGPSSNSTSTSMSTSSSALGMELGLGMGAHTQMSQCAHCCQPICDRYIMRVVENSFHEGCLKCTACSLHLVHSCYAREGKLYCRIDYERLYIRNHCLGCGLKIGADELVMRCHENVFHLKCFACVVCGALLKKGEQYVVKQGQLFCRFDYEKEVEMLQGYDFYGDELFPPKLDGRRGPKRPRTILNTQQRRAFKASFEVSPKPCRKVRENLAKDTGLSLRIVQVWFQNQRAKVKKIQKKAKQEPPSKGASDSQDSQESLDSSLATKIKDEAHSDSESQLESPYSTTSDGLNRMRCAIKDEQEQVPFNCMETNKENCNKNSEPILNTILGLSYATFQQLMGPFAQTPMINPIDRLYSMQSSYFRPEELQAYGECGVKDSLDH, from the exons ATGATCGACGAACAGCATCCCATGCAGATTGGAATGT TTCCGATGGACATAAAAtgtcaacagcagcagcaacaccaacagcaacagcaacaactacagcagcaacaccagcagacTGGGGGCCTCAATCAACTGCTTTTGAGCGGAAATGAACGCATGTTAACAACACCAACGACAGCGGCAACATCGGTGGTGGCAACCGGAAGGAGCACATCGAGTGCCAAAGCCGGAGTGGCCCACAATGACAAAATGGCGTCAGTCGGCAGAAATGTCAACGGAAGttgcaacaacagcagcagcagcaacagcaacagccaccacagcagcggCATAAACAAGCAGCCCATGGGCGTGATCCAAATgccaggaggaggaggagcaggaccTGGACCACCCCATCCCCTATGCAACCGCATCACCTTGGGGGAGTGCAGTCTGAATGGAATGGACAGCTTTGCCACGCCGGTAGCCCCTCCTTTGACATCCAACACACCGCAAGCGCCTCAGGGAATGGGTCCGAGTTCCAACTCCACTTCCACTTCCATGTCCACTTCCTCCTCTGCCCTGGGCATGGAGTTGGGCCTAGGAATGGGTGCCCATACCCAGATGAGTCAGtgcgcccactgctgccagcCCATTTGCGATCGCTACATCATGCGCGTGGTGGAGAACTCCTTCCACGAGGGCTGCCTCAAGTGCACCGCCTGCTCGCTGCACCTGGTCCACTCCTGCTACGCCAGGGAGGGCAAGCTCTACTGCCGCATCGACTACGAGAG ACTTTACATCCGCAATCATTGCCTTGGCTGTGGCCTCAAAATCGGGGCCGATGAGCTCGTGATGCGGTGCCACGAGAACGTCTTCCATCTGAAGTGCTTCGCCTGTGTGGTTTGTGGAGCCCTTCTGAAGAAAGGAGAGCAATACGTGGTCAAGCAAGGTCAGCTTTTCTGCCGATTTGACTACGAGAAGGAGGTGGAGATGCTACAGGGATATG atTTCTATGGCGATGAGCTTTTTCCGCCAAAATTGGACGGAAGACGAGGACCCAAGCGACCAAGGACCATTTTGAACACGCAGCAAAGAAGGGCCTTTAAGGCATCCTTCGAAGTTTCACCGAAACCCTGTCGAAAAGTCAGAGAGAATTTGGCCAAGGACACTGGCTTAAGCCTAAGGATCGTGCAG GTTTGGTTCCAGAACCAGCGGGCCAAGGTCAAAAAGATCCAAAAGAAGGCCAAGCAGGAGCCGCCCAGCAAGGGAGCCAGCGACTCGCAGGACTCACAGGAGTCCCTGGACAGCAGTCTGGCCACCAAGATCAAGGACGAGGCGCACAGCGACAGTGAGTCGCAGCTGGAATCGCCGTATTCCACGACCTCGGATGGACTGAACCGGATGCGATGCGCCATTAAGGACGAGCAGGAGCAAGTGCCCTTCAACTGCATGGAGACCAATAAAG AAAACTGCAATAAGAACAGCGAGCCCATACTGAATACCATTCTGGGACTGAGTTACGCCACCTTTCAGCAGCTAATGGGACCCTTTGCCCAAACGCCGATGATCAATCCAATCGACCGGCTATATAGCATGCAGAGCTCCTACTTCCGGCCCGAGGAGCTGCAGGCCTACGGAGAATGCGGCGTCAAGGACTCCCTGGATCACTAG